The Paenibacillus sp. MBLB1832 genome has a window encoding:
- a CDS encoding spore germination protein, which translates to MTIKHAKEADFRALFSSCYDVKFQTRSGTQVVYCEGMVDSKQLNENVLPRLTEMIRNDELKLIDENEELSQIELRVFSGNVIVLFFHENETHVYEADISNPPKRQPEESISEISIRGPRDGFTEEVITNVALIRKRLKTNSLQYEHFIVGKRGNVRLAILYIKDIMNSEIIIEAKRRISQIEVDSIIGCAQLEEYLSDSSDSIFPLVDTIGRPDFAAEALLRGRFVILLDGSPMAIIGPSNLTEQLKSPEDAHSAYYYTIFQRILRLFGLVTAMFLPGFYISLTCFNIDQLPFPLLATIAVARMGIPYSTTLENLLILGLFELFREAGIRLPKPVGQTVTVVGGLIIGDAAIRSGLASSALLMVTAATAVASFTLVNQSLTGTVTLIRIYLLLISSCLGIYGFFIGLISVVAYTSTLTSFGISYWSPIAELNVRSSIIALFNRPFKSKNKRPSMLQPTDATSQGERQ; encoded by the coding sequence ATGACCATCAAACATGCAAAAGAAGCGGATTTCAGGGCTTTATTTTCTTCCTGCTACGATGTGAAATTTCAGACACGCAGCGGAACTCAGGTTGTTTATTGCGAAGGCATGGTGGATAGCAAGCAATTAAATGAAAATGTACTCCCGCGATTGACTGAAATGATTCGAAACGATGAGTTGAAGCTTATAGACGAGAATGAAGAGCTTAGTCAAATCGAACTGCGTGTTTTTTCAGGGAATGTGATTGTTTTATTTTTCCATGAGAATGAAACACACGTCTATGAAGCAGATATTTCAAATCCGCCAAAACGCCAGCCCGAAGAATCCATCAGCGAAATATCCATTCGCGGCCCGCGTGATGGTTTTACAGAGGAAGTAATCACCAACGTTGCCCTCATTCGCAAACGATTAAAAACCAATTCCCTTCAATATGAACATTTCATTGTAGGTAAACGGGGAAATGTACGTTTAGCCATTCTGTATATCAAAGATATTATGAACTCAGAAATCATCATAGAAGCGAAGCGTCGGATTTCACAAATCGAAGTAGACTCCATAATTGGATGTGCGCAGTTGGAAGAATATTTAAGTGATTCAAGTGATTCCATCTTTCCTTTAGTGGATACGATTGGAAGACCTGACTTTGCTGCTGAGGCGCTGCTTCGGGGCAGATTTGTGATCCTCTTGGACGGATCTCCGATGGCAATCATCGGTCCTTCCAATCTTACCGAGCAATTAAAATCTCCAGAAGATGCTCATTCCGCTTACTATTACACAATATTTCAACGCATTTTGCGTCTTTTTGGTTTAGTTACGGCCATGTTTCTGCCTGGCTTCTATATTTCATTGACCTGTTTTAATATTGACCAACTTCCATTTCCCTTACTCGCAACCATAGCTGTAGCACGAATGGGCATCCCCTATTCAACAACGTTAGAAAACCTGTTGATTTTGGGGCTATTCGAATTGTTTCGTGAAGCCGGCATACGCTTGCCGAAACCGGTGGGACAAACGGTTACGGTAGTCGGGGGTCTTATTATTGGGGATGCTGCGATACGTTCAGGACTTGCCTCTTCGGCTCTGCTCATGGTTACGGCAGCAACTGCGGTTGCATCCTTTACGTTGGTCAATCAATCTTTAACAGGTACCGTAACCCTAATTCGAATTTACCTATTGTTGATATCATCTTGTTTGGGGATTTACGGATTTTTTATCGGATTAATTTCAGTGGTGGCGTATACCTCTACACTAACCTCTTTCGGTATATCTTACTGGTCTCCGATCGCAGAACTCAATGTTAGGTCGTCCATAATAGCGCTATTTAATCGACCTTTCAAATCCAAAAACAAAAGACCGAGCATGCTACAACCGACAGATGCTACGTCGCAAGGAGAGAGACAATGA
- a CDS encoding endospore germination permease yields the protein MSSFSNPKINPIQGLILCMSASTALAQISGAIISIEQAKRDTFVSSLIGCIAYLLYAFWIYRIVNNQAPNQSFLDVLELKMGSLFAWSVRYWIALYLMCELFVIDKNIVTWVKSLILPYTPIWAISLPFLIVCAYLAVKGIKPIAISISVLMPAFLFLTVFMAVFTYKYRHFDLLLPLFSEGARPILEGVTTTVRAGMELFLLLLLKPYTEGTFKWKHFVAEVSVFSFFIINGAVSMLTIFGPYEASLQRFPLFTQWRLVRISSFLEHLDFLSMYQWLSSTTIQISLGLFLIGDLLTSRQRPHKIAIMTCATALFISVELRLNDSDFLAFTKYYFYPISTLSILCWTTLAYFTTRKRGLS from the coding sequence ATGTCGTCATTTTCCAATCCCAAAATCAATCCCATTCAAGGTCTTATCCTATGTATGAGCGCATCTACAGCCTTAGCCCAAATATCAGGCGCAATCATTTCAATTGAACAAGCAAAACGGGATACGTTTGTCAGCAGTTTGATCGGCTGTATAGCGTACCTCTTATATGCTTTTTGGATTTATCGAATCGTAAACAATCAAGCGCCTAACCAATCCTTCCTCGATGTACTTGAACTTAAAATGGGGAGCTTATTTGCGTGGTCAGTAAGATATTGGATTGCCTTATATTTGATGTGTGAACTGTTTGTTATTGACAAAAATATTGTCACATGGGTTAAATCATTAATTCTGCCTTATACACCAATTTGGGCAATTTCATTGCCCTTCTTGATCGTTTGTGCCTACTTAGCTGTTAAAGGAATCAAACCGATTGCTATTTCCATTTCTGTTTTAATGCCGGCTTTTTTGTTTCTGACTGTATTTATGGCGGTGTTTACTTATAAATACAGACATTTTGACCTGCTTCTCCCACTGTTCAGCGAAGGAGCGCGGCCCATCTTAGAAGGCGTGACAACCACCGTTAGGGCTGGCATGGAACTTTTCCTATTATTATTACTAAAACCTTATACGGAAGGCACTTTTAAATGGAAGCATTTTGTAGCGGAGGTGTCTGTTTTTTCGTTTTTTATTATAAATGGTGCTGTGAGTATGTTGACGATATTCGGCCCTTATGAAGCTTCGTTACAACGATTCCCTCTCTTTACGCAGTGGCGATTAGTTAGGATCAGCAGTTTCCTGGAGCATCTTGATTTTTTATCCATGTACCAGTGGCTTAGTAGTACAACCATTCAAATCAGTTTGGGTTTGTTCTTAATAGGCGATTTGCTAACATCTAGGCAAAGACCTCATAAAATTGCGATTATGACATGCGCGACCGCCTTATTTATCAGTGTAGAGCTTCGTTTAAACGATAGTGATTTTTTAGCTTTTACTAAATACTACTTTTATCCAATATCCACATTATCTATTCTCTGTTGGACGACTTTAGCCTACTTTACAACAAGAAAAAGAGGGTTGTCATGA
- a CDS encoding Ger(x)C family spore germination protein: MKPVSLLITLCCMLCLSGCWDNKNIQELLYVSAIGVDYKNDLYEVYIQSVNFNNVAKSESGGGGNGPQVYVGKGKGKSLALALGDIYNTVQRRIYWSHVRSYLFTENAMQSGGENYFDNLKRYREFRYTPWIFGTKGSIEDIFKAPSFFQLSPITNILGQPEDNYLQKSFVKPLLAQEYQINLNEPGETAIVPTLSIDKTTWQSDKDKKSEDKLKINGAFVVRKSGFQGWMANNQLNGLRWMEKETSRSPIEIKPAIISLEKPKPKIMVTEQGGNPIFNIEVKVRGNIVELRDSHPSEQEMEKEAEDQIKKEIRSTFEEGLRINADIYNFRNVMFKKKMKNWQDIELTSSSLNRIDVHVYIQHTGELKKAL; the protein is encoded by the coding sequence ATGAAACCAGTGTCGCTCTTAATCACACTCTGTTGTATGCTATGCCTGTCCGGATGTTGGGACAATAAAAATATTCAAGAGTTGCTTTACGTTTCAGCCATAGGGGTCGATTATAAAAATGATCTGTATGAGGTCTACATTCAATCAGTAAACTTTAACAATGTAGCTAAGTCGGAATCGGGAGGCGGAGGGAACGGTCCGCAAGTGTATGTCGGCAAAGGGAAAGGGAAGTCACTCGCTTTGGCATTAGGTGATATTTATAATACGGTACAAAGAAGAATATATTGGAGTCATGTTCGCTCGTATCTATTTACCGAAAATGCGATGCAATCTGGCGGCGAGAATTACTTTGATAATTTAAAGAGATACAGGGAGTTTAGGTATACGCCATGGATATTCGGCACCAAAGGATCCATTGAGGACATCTTTAAAGCCCCCTCTTTTTTTCAACTATCGCCGATTACAAACATTCTTGGCCAACCGGAAGATAATTATCTTCAGAAATCGTTTGTAAAGCCTTTGCTTGCGCAAGAATATCAAATTAATCTCAATGAGCCTGGTGAAACGGCTATCGTTCCAACCCTTAGCATTGATAAAACAACATGGCAGTCAGATAAGGATAAGAAATCTGAAGATAAATTGAAAATAAACGGCGCGTTTGTCGTTCGAAAAAGCGGCTTTCAAGGCTGGATGGCAAACAATCAACTTAACGGATTGCGATGGATGGAGAAAGAAACTTCGAGATCACCTATTGAGATTAAGCCCGCGATCATCTCACTTGAAAAACCCAAACCTAAAATAATGGTTACAGAACAAGGGGGTAACCCGATTTTTAATATTGAGGTTAAGGTCAGGGGGAATATTGTTGAATTACGTGACAGCCATCCATCCGAGCAAGAAATGGAGAAAGAAGCGGAGGATCAAATTAAAAAGGAAATCCGATCTACATTTGAAGAGGGGCTGCGAATAAACGCTGATATTTACAATTTCAGAAATGTGATGTTTAAGAAAAAAATGAAAAACTGGCAAGATATTGAGCTAACTTCCTCATCACTTAACCGAATCGATGTCCATGTTTATATTCAGCATACCGGAGAGCTTAAGAAAGCATTGTAA
- a CDS encoding DUF2277 domain-containing protein — protein sequence MCRNIKPLFNFEPVATEQEIAAASLQFVRKISGFTAPSKVNEAVFEQAVQDITLIAQRLMDTLVTNAEPRNREVEAQKSRERNAIRFGTKEV from the coding sequence ATGTGCCGAAATATTAAGCCGCTTTTCAATTTTGAGCCCGTCGCCACTGAACAAGAAATAGCAGCAGCTTCCTTGCAATTTGTCCGTAAAATTTCGGGCTTTACGGCACCTTCCAAGGTGAATGAGGCAGTGTTCGAGCAGGCTGTACAGGATATTACGTTAATTGCTCAGAGGCTGATGGACACGTTAGTCACGAACGCCGAACCTCGCAATCGAGAGGTGGAAGCGCAGAAGTCGCGGGAACGTAATGCGATACGTTTTGGCACCAAAGAGGTCTAA
- a CDS encoding efflux RND transporter permease subunit translates to MSKLTNFSMKNVAAIFIMMLLLVVGGTYMTTTLKVESFPDITFPVVIVSTTYTAPPQDVLENVTKPLEKAIAGIDGLKTLSSGSQDNYSQIVLQLAQSKKPEDVKKEVEGLIANVRLPQGVEKPRVLTAGFASEPVYYLAVYGAPGTKQADLDAAYKQTILPGFNGLTGIDHVDSVGNQEAVLTLKLDAAALNTHGLLPTDVSNQIKASLMSSPAGTVELNGNTQMVRVKGEIEKIDQLNQLKILTKTGERLPLKQLANIEAVSESKFIARLDDEPAVGVLLYKTKAANAVEFADSADELMEDWATTLPQVKFHKVYNSANDIKDSIHGMIQEGGLGAILASLMILLFLRNVRMTIIVLVSIPLSILVTLLVMGPLGISLNIMTLGGMAIAVGRVVDDSIVVIENIYSQLQKAQERNESVIRLATAQVSNAITSSTITTVGVFGPIAFVSGVVGEVFRPFAITLVVALLSSLLVALTVIPMLAKLMVLKSKRLKTHDEQHVSGMGQLYKRTIVWSLNHRMKTLLIAGLILILSIGLTIPNLAVAFMPNSEAVKQGAIHIKMPRETSIQKMNEKSIELVKTLKAQVDSKGKPSFNYIETLVGYNESNDPYPFRTMMYFELSDATNGPEAIKTYKTDMLKLLPEGSTVNIELFTGGPPTSTGADFSYALKGDDPQALQQASQLVKDALKPFSEVSDIKDSWSDAKTEVEITVDGEKASSKGLTTAHILQTVHTWISDDKLGDLKLDNITYETKLMVDAKFKDSVEEIGNFMIPTPTGSSVQVKDVATVKQIAAPNIINREDQAQVVSVTAKINSTDKGGVSKKIEEALTTLQLPAGVSKEVKGVSDDINRSFMQMFIAIIASVGIVYIVMVIAFGNARAPLAILFSLPLAAIGGLVGLLITGESINVTSLIGFLMLIGIVVTNAIVLVDRVQQLREQGHSIREALIEAGVTRLRPIIMTAGATIIALLPLGLGLSKGTIISKGLAVVVIGGLTTSTLLTLVIVPIMYELLFKKRQRKEAQVVVESV, encoded by the coding sequence ATGTCGAAATTAACGAATTTTTCAATGAAAAATGTGGCGGCGATTTTTATTATGATGCTGCTGCTAGTCGTAGGTGGTACCTACATGACAACAACACTCAAGGTGGAAAGCTTTCCGGATATTACGTTTCCCGTTGTCATTGTAAGTACAACTTACACCGCTCCACCCCAAGATGTTTTGGAGAACGTCACGAAGCCATTAGAGAAAGCAATTGCTGGCATAGACGGGTTGAAAACACTCAGCTCTGGCTCACAAGACAACTACTCCCAGATCGTACTTCAGCTTGCACAGAGTAAGAAGCCCGAAGACGTGAAAAAAGAGGTAGAAGGCCTCATAGCGAATGTCAGGCTGCCACAAGGTGTGGAGAAGCCGAGAGTATTAACTGCAGGATTTGCCTCGGAGCCTGTTTATTATTTGGCCGTATATGGCGCACCAGGCACGAAACAAGCGGATCTCGACGCCGCCTACAAGCAAACCATTCTTCCTGGTTTTAATGGCCTTACAGGCATTGACCACGTTGATTCTGTCGGCAATCAGGAAGCTGTACTCACGTTGAAGTTAGATGCGGCGGCACTGAATACGCATGGACTGCTGCCTACTGATGTCTCTAATCAAATCAAAGCTTCCTTGATGTCAAGTCCTGCAGGGACAGTTGAATTGAACGGGAATACTCAGATGGTTCGCGTTAAAGGTGAGATCGAGAAGATTGATCAATTGAATCAATTGAAAATATTGACCAAAACAGGCGAGAGATTGCCCCTCAAGCAGCTCGCCAACATTGAAGCCGTAAGCGAGTCGAAATTTATTGCCCGATTAGATGATGAGCCTGCCGTTGGGGTGCTTTTATACAAAACGAAAGCGGCGAATGCCGTTGAATTTGCAGATAGCGCAGATGAACTGATGGAAGACTGGGCGACAACGCTACCCCAAGTGAAGTTTCACAAGGTGTATAACTCCGCGAACGACATTAAGGATTCCATCCATGGCATGATTCAGGAGGGCGGATTAGGGGCTATATTAGCTTCCCTCATGATTTTGCTGTTTCTTCGGAATGTTCGCATGACGATTATCGTGCTTGTTTCCATTCCACTTTCCATCCTGGTAACGTTGCTTGTGATGGGGCCTTTGGGGATTTCCCTCAATATCATGACACTTGGCGGAATGGCGATCGCCGTAGGGCGAGTCGTGGATGACAGTATCGTCGTCATAGAAAACATTTATAGTCAACTGCAAAAAGCGCAAGAACGCAACGAATCTGTGATTCGTTTAGCGACGGCACAGGTATCGAATGCCATCACGTCCTCAACCATTACGACCGTTGGTGTATTTGGACCTATCGCGTTCGTAAGCGGAGTCGTAGGCGAGGTGTTTCGACCTTTTGCCATTACACTAGTCGTTGCCTTACTATCTTCATTGCTTGTTGCGCTGACGGTCATTCCGATGCTCGCGAAGCTGATGGTGTTAAAAAGCAAAAGGCTTAAAACGCATGATGAGCAGCACGTGAGCGGGATGGGGCAATTGTATAAACGAACGATTGTATGGTCGTTAAATCATCGGATGAAAACACTTCTGATTGCGGGACTCATTCTCATTTTGTCCATTGGCTTGACGATACCGAATTTGGCGGTTGCCTTCATGCCGAATAGTGAAGCTGTGAAACAAGGGGCTATTCATATTAAAATGCCTCGTGAAACGTCCATCCAGAAGATGAACGAGAAGTCTATAGAGCTCGTTAAAACGTTGAAAGCTCAAGTCGATTCTAAAGGAAAGCCTTCGTTTAACTATATTGAAACATTGGTTGGTTACAATGAGAGCAATGATCCGTACCCTTTTAGAACGATGATGTATTTTGAATTATCCGATGCAACGAATGGCCCGGAAGCCATTAAAACGTATAAAACTGACATGCTCAAGCTGCTGCCAGAAGGTTCTACCGTGAATATTGAATTGTTTACAGGCGGCCCGCCAACCTCGACAGGTGCTGACTTTTCCTATGCGCTAAAAGGGGATGACCCGCAAGCGCTCCAGCAAGCGTCACAGCTAGTTAAAGATGCCCTCAAGCCCTTCTCGGAAGTATCCGACATTAAAGATAGCTGGAGTGATGCCAAAACCGAGGTTGAAATTACTGTCGATGGGGAAAAAGCGAGCTCGAAAGGGCTAACGACAGCTCACATTTTGCAAACCGTCCATACATGGATTTCGGATGACAAGCTGGGTGATTTGAAGCTGGACAATATCACGTATGAGACCAAGCTTATGGTGGACGCCAAATTCAAGGACTCTGTTGAGGAAATCGGCAATTTCATGATCCCAACACCGACAGGAAGTTCTGTACAAGTGAAGGACGTTGCTACGGTCAAGCAGATCGCTGCTCCGAATATCATTAATCGCGAAGATCAAGCGCAGGTTGTTAGTGTGACGGCCAAGATTAACAGCACAGATAAGGGTGGCGTGAGTAAGAAGATTGAAGAAGCGCTTACGACACTGCAGCTGCCAGCTGGAGTGAGCAAAGAAGTGAAAGGCGTCTCTGATGATATAAACCGAAGCTTTATGCAAATGTTTATCGCCATTATCGCATCCGTTGGTATCGTGTATATTGTCATGGTCATTGCCTTCGGAAACGCACGTGCACCGCTAGCGATTCTGTTCTCTTTGCCGCTTGCGGCCATTGGCGGGCTGGTTGGCTTATTGATCACGGGGGAATCCATCAATGTTACTTCACTGATTGGCTTCTTGATGCTGATTGGTATCGTTGTAACGAATGCGATTGTGCTTGTGGATCGGGTGCAGCAGCTCCGAGAGCAAGGTCATTCGATTCGTGAGGCCTTAATTGAAGCGGGTGTTACACGTTTACGTCCCATTATTATGACCGCGGGGGCTACGATCATCGCTCTGCTGCCGCTGGGTCTCGGACTATCCAAAGGTACGATCATCTCCAAAGGTCTCGCCGTTGTTGTTATTGGGGGGCTGACGACGTCGACATTGCTAACGCTAGTGATCGTCCCGATTATGTATGAACTATTGTTTAAGAAGCGGCAGCGCAAAGAAGCGCAGGTTGTCGTGGAATCCGTTTAA
- a CDS encoding glycoside hydrolase domain-containing protein: MTKGFDCSTPLTAQKATAFASNGYQFVARYLVPSGYKALTKQEAIAISAAGMNVVSVYETIANRALGGRDAGLEDGAIALQVASQVGQPEGSCIYFAVDFDATPSQMAAVIAYIQGASEATPTFTTGVYGSYAVMEAVRAAGACSHFWQTYAWSAGKKSTFIQIYQYLNDVMANGIAVDYDESYGNEGWWRVVENPTPPIYTISEKDADAMIRFLSAGYNATSSLPAQTEFHRLANELRRITSV, translated from the coding sequence GTGACGAAAGGGTTTGATTGTTCAACACCGCTTACGGCACAAAAAGCAACTGCTTTCGCGAGCAATGGTTATCAATTTGTAGCGAGATATTTGGTGCCAAGCGGATATAAGGCGTTAACGAAACAAGAAGCAATTGCGATCAGTGCAGCTGGCATGAACGTGGTTTCTGTCTATGAAACAATAGCGAACCGAGCATTAGGCGGCAGAGATGCGGGATTGGAAGACGGGGCTATTGCTTTGCAAGTAGCTTCACAGGTTGGACAACCCGAGGGTAGTTGCATTTACTTTGCGGTAGATTTCGATGCCACGCCATCTCAAATGGCGGCGGTTATTGCGTATATTCAAGGTGCGAGTGAGGCTACTCCAACCTTCACAACTGGGGTCTATGGCTCTTATGCCGTCATGGAAGCGGTACGAGCCGCTGGTGCTTGCTCCCACTTCTGGCAAACCTACGCATGGAGTGCAGGGAAGAAGTCTACGTTTATTCAAATTTATCAATATCTGAATGATGTCATGGCAAACGGTATCGCGGTGGATTATGATGAATCCTATGGGAATGAGGGGTGGTGGCGCGTGGTAGAGAATCCGACACCGCCTATCTACACGATTTCAGAAAAGGATGCAGATGCGATGATCAGGTTCCTTTCTGCGGGATATAATGCGACATCTTCGTTGCCCGCACAAACGGAATTTCACAGGCTAGCGAATGAGTTGCGCCGTATTACTAGCGTTTGA
- a CDS encoding alpha/beta hydrolase family protein — MAEQSSGTPFQLQIADDWIIRGDWYQARSERSLGTIILCHGYKGFKNWGMFPLVARELAEQVDVVAINFSHNGVGEDGLEFTELEKFAKATYTKDLEDLEAVIREIQGSTEAAKPIILLGHSRGAGVSLIYALDHPGEIAGVISWNGITNVDLLTDANKEEMRKSGRTYTLNGRTKQQMPLDIEILDDMERNRERFDIIQRISGAQFPITLIQGTEDGEHLTRGSAKLVANNSTIQWVRVPGGNHTFGSVHPFAGETESLRTAITETKLVIRRMLGETE, encoded by the coding sequence ATGGCGGAGCAATCAAGTGGCACACCATTTCAATTACAAATCGCGGATGATTGGATCATTCGGGGAGATTGGTATCAAGCTAGGTCTGAAAGGAGTCTAGGGACGATCATTCTTTGTCACGGGTATAAAGGTTTTAAAAATTGGGGGATGTTTCCGCTTGTTGCGCGTGAGCTTGCAGAGCAGGTGGATGTGGTGGCGATTAATTTTTCCCACAATGGCGTTGGTGAAGACGGGCTCGAATTCACGGAGCTGGAGAAATTTGCAAAGGCAACCTATACGAAGGATCTTGAGGATCTAGAAGCTGTTATCCGTGAAATACAAGGCTCGACCGAAGCGGCCAAGCCGATCATCTTGTTGGGGCATAGTCGTGGAGCGGGCGTTAGCTTGATTTATGCTCTGGACCATCCTGGTGAAATCGCTGGCGTGATTAGTTGGAATGGCATTACGAATGTGGATTTGCTGACGGACGCGAATAAAGAAGAGATGCGGAAATCGGGACGTACCTACACGCTCAATGGCCGAACCAAGCAGCAGATGCCGTTGGATATTGAGATTTTGGACGATATGGAGCGTAATCGAGAGAGGTTTGATATCATTCAGCGTATTTCGGGAGCGCAGTTCCCCATTACGCTGATTCAAGGCACCGAAGATGGTGAGCATCTGACTCGCGGGTCAGCCAAATTAGTCGCGAACAATTCAACGATACAGTGGGTGAGGGTACCTGGGGGGAATCATACCTTTGGCAGCGTGCATCCATTCGCAGGAGAGACGGAAAGCTTGCGGACAGCAATTACAGAGACGAAGCTTGTGATTCGGAGGATGTTGGGGGAAACGGAGTGA